CTGTCCAATTATTGAATCAGAAAAAACCTCTTGACTCTCCATCCCACTGGATAGTTTACGCTGTAATTAGAAGGGAGGTGAGTAATAATGAAAAAGTTATTATTTATTCTCACGCTGATAGTTGCGCTCGGACTGAGTTCTTTAGGGTTAGCTGGGGACTGTCCTCTGGAGGGAACTCCACAGTGCCCGAAGATACCACCATGCTGTCAGCAGTAACAGCGAAGTAAGGGGATTTCATAAGGGGGACTTTGTCTCCCTTATGCCCCAGGGGAAGTGATGGAGATGTCAAAAAAGAGAAAAGTTGAGGTCTTTATAGCAGGATGTCCGCTCTGCGATGAGACAGTGAATCTCGTAAAAAAGCTTTCCTGTCCGAGCTGCGATGTGACGGTCTATGACCTGAGAAAGGAAGGGATGGATAAGGCGAAGAAATATGGAGTTAATTCTGTGCCTTCGGTAGTTGTGGATGGAAAGATTCTTGATTGCTGCAAAAGGAGAAAGCCCATAGAGGCTGACCTTAAAGCAGCAGGCATAGGGACTTCACTTTAAGAGAGATATTTCTTGATCTCCTGAAAAAAGTTCTTGACCCTGGAGTATACTCCATGGTTTATACTTTAAATATAAGCGAGGCTGGAGGATGAAATATTTGACCATAGGGCAACTGGCAAAGAAGGCAGGTGTGAATATTGATACCATCCGCTATTATGAAAAGCAGGGACTTATCCCAAAGCCATCACGGCGTGAGTCCGGCTATCGGCAGTATTCTCAGGATTCGGTCAAACGCATACTTTTCATAAAGCGGGCAAAGGATCTCGGTTTCTCTCTCAAGGAAATCTTTGAACTCCTCTCTTTGCGCCTTGACTCCAGAACAAAATGCGGAGATGTAAAGAAACGGGCAGATATTAAAATTGCTGAAATAGAAGGAAAGATCCAGACCCTCCGGCGGATGAATGCAGCGCTTGTAAAGTTAGTAAAGGCATGTGAGGAAAATAAACAGGCCGGTGAGTGCCCTATACTGGAAGCACTGGATATGAATGGAGGAGAAAACTTATGATCCCAATTGAAATTAGTCCACAGAAAAGTAGTGTGTTCCGATGCCCGTCCTGCGGCAATAATGGCAAGGCTGTTAAGACAACCACTCTTTACTCACTCATCAAGAAGGAAAGGCAGGACAGTATTACTGACTCCCGTTATTTTTTCTGCGACTCAAAAGGGTGTGATGTAGTTTACTTTACAGAAAACGGGAACCAGACCTTTCACAAACAAGACCTGGTTGTCAGGGTTGGAGTCAAGGAAGATTCTCCCCCGCGACCGGTCTGTTACTGCTTCAATCACACTGTTGAAGAGATATTTGATGAGATTCAACTGACCGGTAAAAGCACGGTCATGGATGACATAAAGTTACATATGAAAAAAGGTGGTTGCTCCTGTGAGACCAGAAACCCACAAGGTTCATGCTGCATGGGAACTGTGGAATATTTTGTAAAAGAGGCATTTCGCCAGTTTGGGAAAACTGAGAGAGGAGGTGAGTTTATGAAAGAAAATTTGCACAGAATAGCAGAGGATTACTGCTGTTCTAAAGTGGAGAAAGGTTCTATGGAAGGTGTGAGGAAGACAAACCGTTTTGCTTACTTAGGACCTTTAGGGGGTATTATATCAGCTATATTAGCTTCTCTTTGCTGCGTTGGGCCTTTTGTCCTTGTAATGTTGGGAGCCAGCGGCGCATGGGTCGGAAATTTAAGGGCCTTTGAGCCATACCGCCCAATTTTTATCCTGTTCACTATGGGTTTTTTAGGTGCAGGATTTTACAATGTCTATAAAAAACCCAAGGATGACTGCAAGCCGGGGAGCCTTTGTGCTGTCCCGCAGACAAAAAAGGTAGGGAAGATTGTCCTCTGGATAGCCGCAATCCTTGTGGTATTTCTGCTGCTTCTTCCTTACCTGATTGGTCTTCTGGTGTAGCAAAACAATTGCCGTTATAAAACCTTATGCAAAGTTAAAAAGGAGGATTTTGTTATGAAGAATGCATTTAAGATTTACAGAATGGTCATTTCAGCTTTTGTCCTGATGGGACTGGTTTTCTTTACCATTTCCATGGACAATGCATGGAGCGCTGAGGGAAATTTAAAGCAGGTAACGCTTAAGGTTGAAGGCATGACATGCGCTGCATGTCCAGCGGCTGTCAAGGCAGCATTGAAAAGACTTCCGGGTGTAGTCAATGCGGATGTGAGTTTCAAAGAGGCAAAGGCAACGGTAAGTTATTATGAAGGTAATGCGACCGTTGAACAGATGATAAAGGCAATTGAAGACGCCGGATACAGCGCCCATAAAGAACCTCTTTGAGGGGGGTTAAGACATGTAGAGGAGAGATAAGGTTTATTTATTTTTTGCTTAAAGTTGAATGGTTGTTCAATTATGGAAAGGAGAAGGATATGATGCGCAATTGGATGGGAGGAGACTGGATGTGTGGATACAGTATGGGCTGGGGATGGTTTGGTCTTATCTTTATGATAGCCTTCTGGGCGCTGGTAATCTTAGGGATTGTCTACCTTGTGAAAACACTTGCCGGTAGAGGCTCAGCACCTACAAAAGAAGAAACACCTCTTGATATTCTCAAGAAGAGATATGCAAAAGGTGAAATTGATCAGGAAGAGTTTATCAAAAGGAAAAAGGATTTAGAGTAGAGGGTTGATTTAGACATGAAAATTCGGGTAATATGAGAGGACATGAAAAATTTCAATAAAACAGCAAAAGGTTTGCTTATCTTATTCGTCCTGGCAGCCTTTTTAATCATTCCATTTGTTGACAGTATCGCCTGTGATGACTGCATGTCTCCGTCCACAGGGAAAGGTGCTGATGTTAAGCATCTCTGTCCATTATGCTTTAATGCTACTGCTGATGTTAATTTTCACGACTACAGCCCTACTTTTGAAACTGCATCATCAGTCCATGAGGCAAAATCTATAGCCTTTTTAGAACCTACATTTTCAATCAACAAACCGCCTCAGAATTAATCGTTAATCAAATCTGACAGCAGCCTTAACTTCTGTGTGTTTTAGATTGTTAGAATATTATTGTAAATTTGGAGTTAATCAATGTTGAAACTCTCTTTTTTATATATACTGATGCCGTTAACCATGTTATTCCCACCCGTCATTCATGGCCAGGCATATGGCCAAACAAGGACGCTCAATATTATCTATACAGGCGGCGTAAATGGCGAGCTTGAACCATGCGGTTGTTCTCCAAAAACAGATTTTGGAGGTGTTGCAAGACGCGCAGGTTACCTTGCCGAACATCGAAAGACGCTTTCTCCTTATATTCTCATTGATGCCGGGAATTTTTTAGATAAGGATACCCCTCAGGGGAAGCTCAAGGCCGAGGCAATGCTGAAAGCCTTCAGCATTATGAAATATGATGCAGTCGCTTTTTTAAAAATGGAAAAGGAATTCCCTTACAGCTTCTTTTCCGGTCTTTTAAAAAAATATAAAATCCCTGTTATCTCTGATATGCCCCAATATAAACAGTCTATCTCAATTAAACGTGATGCTTTTGTTGTTAATGTCAGCGTAAACCCGATGAATTATCAAAAGGGCAGATTGAATGTCCTTCTTACAGACCAGCCTATTCCCGAGATTAAACACCTGAAGGGATGGAATGTCATAATACTCTCATCAGGAGAAATACTTGAAGAGCCTATCAAGGCAAATGGAACGATTATTGTAAGCGGTTATCCAAAAGGAGAGAGATTGGGCATCCTGACACTGCAGTTTGACAGCGGTGGAGAGGTCTTAGAATCTAAACACAAGTGGCAGGCCCTTGGCAAAGATATAAAAGAAGATATAAATGTCCGAAAGGTTCTAAAGAAATATGATGCAAAGATTGCAAAACTTTTAAAAGATGACTACAAACCACCAGCAGATACACCTTACCTTGGTGTTTCTAAATGTGGAGAGTGCCATCAGCCTTTTGTTGAGAGCTGGAAGAAGACACGACATGCCGGCGCCTTTTCTTCGCTTGAGCGGGTGGGCAAGTCAGCAGACCCTGAGTGCATAAAGTGTCATACTGCAGGCTTTGGTGAGAAAGGAGGTTTTTACAGCGCTAAAACAACGCCAATGCTGACAAATGTTCAGTGTGAGGCGTGTCATGGATCAGGGAGAGAGCACCTTCTGAACCTTTCGAAGCCGATGCAGCCGGTGGCGGAATCTCTCTGTCTAAAATGCCATACAAAGAGCGCAAGTCCTGATTTTAATTATCCGGTTTATATGGAGAAGATCAAACACAAATAATTGGAAAATAAAGAAAGATTCAATGTTCAAGATTCAATATTCAAGACTTAAAATCGAATTTTGAATGTTAAATTTTGAATGTTAAAGAAGGAGGAACATGATGTTTAAAAAAATGCTTTTAGTGTTACCGTTGTTAGCCGTGGCGTTTTCGCCTTTAAGTGCAGAGGCCGAGATTTTTATAAAAGGTGTCTATACCAAACTACCGGTGCATCAATTTAAATTTGATGGGAAAACAGTCGAGGTAATAGAATTTATGAGCTTCTACTGTGACGGTTGTTATTCCTTTGAAAAGGCAATCCCTGCTATCAAAGGAAACTTCCCAAAAAAGATTAAATGGAAGACCGTACCAATCTACTGGGGCAAGGGTTCTCCAAAACCGGGAGAGGCGTATTTTCTTGCGGAGGAGGCCGGCAAAGGAGAAAAGATGAAGGAAGCCCTTTTCCGTGCCCACTTCGTTGAAAAAAAGAACATAGGCGATGTAAAAGTTCTTGAGGAGATAGGGAAAAAAATAGGGCTTGGCCTTGATTTTAGCAAAAGACTGAGAGCGGGGGATAAGGCAAGAGACGTCCAGAAGGCGCTGGATATGGCTGGTGCGTACGGCGTCGAGGAAACCCCTACTTTAATCATCGCCGGTAATATTATGACAAATCCCCATGCGTTTAATCATAATATTGAAGCCTTCAGGGAAAATGTTATGATGATTCTCGGGAGTATACTTAAATGAAAAAGATGATAATAATCTTGATGCTTATTATTGCTGGATTAGCGCTTTTCTTTTTTATGCCAAAAGAAATAGAGAGGGTACACAGGGCTATGGCTGCAGTCGGCCTTAAAGCGCCTGACTTTGAGTTGCCGGAATTAGACACCGGCAGCAAGGGTTCGTCTATGATATGGAGGCTCTCGGAGTTAAGGGGTAAGGTTGTATTTATAAACTTCTGGGCCTCCTGGTGTGATGAATGCAAAAAGGAAAAGCCTGCTATGCAGAGGCTTTATGAGAAGATGCAGGGCAGGCCTTTCCAGATGCTCACAATCATTTACAGGGATGATGCAAAAAAGGCTGTCGATTACATGAAGATAAATGGCTATCCCATGCCTGTGCTTCTTGATTACGACATGAAGGTTGCCAGAAACTATTGGGTCAGAGGGGTGCCCGAAACATTTATCATTGATAAAGAAGGCATTGTAAGAGAGAAGATAATCGGTCGAAGGCAATGGGACAGTCCTGAAGCTATAGGGCTCATTGAGAAGCGGCTATAGTGACTTCTTGCGAAGATATGGAATGAGGAAACCGTTTATGAATCCAGATAGAGAAAAGATATTTACCATAAAGGGTATGGACTGTGCTGACTGTGCCATGAAGATTGAAAAGGCAGTCTCTAAGATTCCCGGCGTAAAACTTGCCCATATCTCTTTTGCTACCGAAAAACTAAAGGTGGTTTCTGAGACTCAATTAGATGAAATGCAGATATTGGATGTTATCAAGAGAATGGGTTACTCTGCCCAGGCGGAAGAACCATATAGGGCTATAACCTTGAATATAGAGGGGATGGACTGTGCTGATGAACAGGAAGTTATCGAGAAGAAGATGAGGGCATTAAATGGCAGTAAGGATTTTGATATCTATCTTATGACTCAGCAGCTCAAGGTATCTTATGACCCGGCGCTTATTTCAGT
This DNA window, taken from Nitrospirota bacterium, encodes the following:
- a CDS encoding heavy-metal-associated domain-containing protein — protein: MGLVFFTISMDNAWSAEGNLKQVTLKVEGMTCAACPAAVKAALKRLPGVVNADVSFKEAKATVSYYEGNATVEQMIKAIEDAGYSAHKEPL
- a CDS encoding MerR family transcriptional regulator; this encodes MKYLTIGQLAKKAGVNIDTIRYYEKQGLIPKPSRRESGYRQYSQDSVKRILFIKRAKDLGFSLKEIFELLSLRLDSRTKCGDVKKRADIKIAEIEGKIQTLRRMNAALVKLVKACEENKQAGECPILEALDMNGGENL
- a CDS encoding DsbA family protein, with amino-acid sequence MMFKKMLLVLPLLAVAFSPLSAEAEIFIKGVYTKLPVHQFKFDGKTVEVIEFMSFYCDGCYSFEKAIPAIKGNFPKKIKWKTVPIYWGKGSPKPGEAYFLAEEAGKGEKMKEALFRAHFVEKKNIGDVKVLEEIGKKIGLGLDFSKRLRAGDKARDVQKALDMAGAYGVEETPTLIIAGNIMTNPHAFNHNIEAFRENVMMILGSILK
- a CDS encoding SHOCT domain-containing protein, whose protein sequence is MMRNWMGGDWMCGYSMGWGWFGLIFMIAFWALVILGIVYLVKTLAGRGSAPTKEETPLDILKKRYAKGEIDQEEFIKRKKDLE
- a CDS encoding TlpA family protein disulfide reductase, with product MKKMIIILMLIIAGLALFFFMPKEIERVHRAMAAVGLKAPDFELPELDTGSKGSSMIWRLSELRGKVVFINFWASWCDECKKEKPAMQRLYEKMQGRPFQMLTIIYRDDAKKAVDYMKINGYPMPVLLDYDMKVARNYWVRGVPETFIIDKEGIVREKIIGRRQWDSPEAIGLIEKRL
- a CDS encoding thioredoxin family protein produces the protein MSKKRKVEVFIAGCPLCDETVNLVKKLSCPSCDVTVYDLRKEGMDKAKKYGVNSVPSVVVDGKILDCCKRRKPIEADLKAAGIGTSL